Proteins encoded within one genomic window of Oncorhynchus nerka isolate Pitt River unplaced genomic scaffold, Oner_Uvic_2.0 unplaced_scaffold_19___fragment_2___debris, whole genome shotgun sequence:
- the LOC135570474 gene encoding synaptophysin-like has product MENTAEGGKNLQVMAAHGEGSVQDFATLLLIGACDEPENHCRDVHDPVVSGLNTSVAFGFLNLILWGGNLWFVFKETGWMAAFRGTYASSQEKAPAPESFGQEGYGQEGYAQQGDAYAGTQGGYQPDYGQGGYTEGGGDYQQGGYQSDVSWSPLQHLVAGECQYICWSNTENTEVID; this is encoded by the exons tggcagcacacggtgaaggctccgtgcAGGATTTCGCCACACTCTTACTGATCGGGGCATGCGACGAACCAGAGAACCACTGCCGTGACGTCCACGACCCTGTCGTCTCTGGTCTCAACACATCTGTG GCGTTTGGCTTCCTGAACCTGATCCTGTGGGGAGGAAACCTGTGGTTCGTGTTCAAAGAGACCGGCTGGATGGCAGCCTTCAGAGGCACGTATGCATCTTCCCAGGAGAAGGCGCCTGCTCCAGAGTCCTTTGGTCAGGAAGGCTATGGGCAAGAGGGCTACGCACAACAGGGGGACGCCTATGCCGGCACCCAGGGAGGCTACCAGCCTGACTATGGCCAGGGCGGATACACCGAGGGAGGCGGAGACTATCAGCAGGGGGGATACCAATCAGATGTGAGCTGGTCCCCCCTACAGCATTTGGTAGCTGGTGAGTGCCAGTACATATGTTGGAGCAACACTGAGAATACCGAGGTAATCGACTGA